Proteins co-encoded in one Salvia splendens isolate huo1 chromosome 4, SspV2, whole genome shotgun sequence genomic window:
- the LOC121798691 gene encoding uncharacterized protein LOC121798691, translating to MPLILPPRLLGRHLKKDDVVLQITEVEAYRPNDSACHGRFGITARTAPVGHMCILKSDRFLLFFLTWAVTVRDVSLPLFVVFGRSLNLRKLCSSTNVKEGSV from the exons ATGCCCTTGATCTTGCCCCCCCGTTTGCTGGGGAGGCATCTCAAGAAGGACGACGTCGTCCTCCAGATAACTGAG GTTGAAGCTTACAGGCCTAATGACTCAGCTTGCCACGGTCGATTTGGGATCACTGCAAGGACAGCCCCTGTG GGTCACATGTGTATATTGAAGTCAGACCGCTTTCTGCTGTTTTTCTTAACTTGGGCGGTGACAGTGAGAGATGTATCACTGCCACTTTTTGTTGTGTTTGGACGAAGTTTGAATCTGAGAAAGCTTTGCTCCTCTACTAATGTTAAAGAAGGATCAGTTTGA